A region from the Andrena cerasifolii isolate SP2316 chromosome 9, iyAndCera1_principal, whole genome shotgun sequence genome encodes:
- the LOC143373177 gene encoding troponin I-like isoform X10 encodes MADDEEKKRKQAETDRKRAEVRARLEEASKAKKAKKGFMTPDRKKKLRLLLRKKAAEELKKEQERKAAERRRIIEERCGKPKNVDDASEASVKSVLTQYHKRIIVLEGQKYDLEYEVAKKDFEISDLNSQVNDLRGKFMKPTLKKVSKYENKFAKLQKKAAEFNFRNQLKQVKKKEFTLEEEDKENASKDKKKPDWSKKGEEKKVKEEEVEA; translated from the exons ATGGCGGACGATGAG gaaaagaagaggaaacAGGCGGAGACCGACAGAAAGAGGGCGGAGGTCCGCGCCCGCCTCGAAGAGGCTTCCAAAGCCAAGAAGGCGAAGAAGGGTTTCATGACCCCTGACAGGAAGAAGAAGCTTAGG TTGTTGCTGCGTAAGAAAGCCGCCGAGGAATTGAAGAAGGAACAGGAGAGAAAGGCCGCGGAAAGGAGGCGCATCATCGAGGAGCGCTGCGGAAAGCCGAAGAACGTCGACGACGCGAGCGAAG CTAGCGTGAAGTCCGTTCTGACCCAGTATCATAAGAGGATCATCGTTCTCGAGGGGCAGAAGTACGACCTTGAGTACGAAGTCGCCAAGAAGGATTTCGAG ATCTCGGACTTGAACAGCCAAGTGAACGACCTCCGAGGTAAATT CATGAAACCGACGCTGAAGAAGGTCTCCAAGTACGAGAACAAGTTCGCCAAGCTCCAGAAGAAGGCAGCCGAGTTCAACTTCCGCAACCAGCTTAAGCAGGTGAAGAAGAAGGAGTTCACCCTCGAGGAGGAGGACAAGGAG AATGCGTCAAAAGATAAG AAGAAACCGGACTGGTCGAAGAAGGGCGAGGAAAAGAAGGTAAAGGAAGAAGAGGTGGAGGCATGA
- the LOC143373177 gene encoding troponin I-like isoform X4: MADDERKRLEDEKKRKQAETDRKRAEVRARLEEASKAKKAKKGFMTPDRKKKLRLLLRKKAAEELKKEQERKAAERRRIIEERCGKPKNVDDASEASVKSVLTQYHKRIIVLEGQKYDLEYEVAKKDFEISDLNSQVNDLRGKFMKPTLKKVSKYENKFAKLQKKAAEFNFRNQLKQVKKKEFTLEEEDKENASKDKKKPDWSKKGEEKKVKEEEVEA; the protein is encoded by the exons ATGGCGGACGATGAG AGGAAACGTCTCGAGGAT gaaaagaagaggaaacAGGCGGAGACCGACAGAAAGAGGGCGGAGGTCCGCGCCCGCCTCGAAGAGGCTTCCAAAGCCAAGAAGGCGAAGAAGGGTTTCATGACCCCTGACAGGAAGAAGAAGCTTAGG TTGTTGCTGCGTAAGAAAGCCGCCGAGGAATTGAAGAAGGAACAGGAGAGAAAGGCCGCGGAAAGGAGGCGCATCATCGAGGAGCGCTGCGGAAAGCCGAAGAACGTCGACGACGCGAGCGAAG CTAGCGTGAAGTCCGTTCTGACCCAGTATCATAAGAGGATCATCGTTCTCGAGGGGCAGAAGTACGACCTTGAGTACGAAGTCGCCAAGAAGGATTTCGAG ATCTCGGACTTGAACAGCCAAGTGAACGACCTCCGAGGTAAATT CATGAAACCGACGCTGAAGAAGGTCTCCAAGTACGAGAACAAGTTCGCCAAGCTCCAGAAGAAGGCAGCCGAGTTCAACTTCCGCAACCAGCTTAAGCAGGTGAAGAAGAAGGAGTTCACCCTCGAGGAGGAGGACAAGGAG AATGCGTCAAAAGATAAG AAGAAACCGGACTGGTCGAAGAAGGGCGAGGAAAAGAAGGTAAAGGAAGAAGAGGTGGAGGCATGA
- the LOC143373177 gene encoding troponin I-like isoform X14, producing MADDEEKKRKQAETDRKRAEVRARLEEASKAKKAKKGFMTPDRKKKLRLLLRKKAAEELKKEQERKAAERRRIIEERCGKPKNVDDASEASVKSVLTQYHKRIIVLEGQKYDLEYEVAKKDFEISDLNSQVNDLRGKFMKPTLKKVSKYENKFAKLQKKAAEFNFRNQLKQVKKKEFTLEEEDKEKKPDWSKKGEEKKVKEEEVEA from the exons ATGGCGGACGATGAG gaaaagaagaggaaacAGGCGGAGACCGACAGAAAGAGGGCGGAGGTCCGCGCCCGCCTCGAAGAGGCTTCCAAAGCCAAGAAGGCGAAGAAGGGTTTCATGACCCCTGACAGGAAGAAGAAGCTTAGG TTGTTGCTGCGTAAGAAAGCCGCCGAGGAATTGAAGAAGGAACAGGAGAGAAAGGCCGCGGAAAGGAGGCGCATCATCGAGGAGCGCTGCGGAAAGCCGAAGAACGTCGACGACGCGAGCGAAG CTAGCGTGAAGTCCGTTCTGACCCAGTATCATAAGAGGATCATCGTTCTCGAGGGGCAGAAGTACGACCTTGAGTACGAAGTCGCCAAGAAGGATTTCGAG ATCTCGGACTTGAACAGCCAAGTGAACGACCTCCGAGGTAAATT CATGAAACCGACGCTGAAGAAGGTCTCCAAGTACGAGAACAAGTTCGCCAAGCTCCAGAAGAAGGCAGCCGAGTTCAACTTCCGCAACCAGCTTAAGCAGGTGAAGAAGAAGGAGTTCACCCTCGAGGAGGAGGACAAGGAG AAGAAACCGGACTGGTCGAAGAAGGGCGAGGAAAAGAAGGTAAAGGAAGAAGAGGTGGAGGCATGA
- the LOC143373177 gene encoding troponin I-like isoform X8: MADDERKRLEDEKKRKQAETDRKRAEVRARLEEASKAKKAKKGFMTPDRKKKLRLLLRKKAAEELKKEQERKAAERRRIIEERCGKPKNVDDASEASVKSVLTQYHKRIIVLEGQKYDLEYEVAKKDFEISDLNSQVNDLRGKFMKPTLKKVSKYENKFAKLQKKAAEFNFRNQLKQVKKKEFTLEEEDKEKKPDWSKKGEEKKVKEEEVEA, encoded by the exons ATGGCGGACGATGAG AGGAAACGTCTCGAGGAT gaaaagaagaggaaacAGGCGGAGACCGACAGAAAGAGGGCGGAGGTCCGCGCCCGCCTCGAAGAGGCTTCCAAAGCCAAGAAGGCGAAGAAGGGTTTCATGACCCCTGACAGGAAGAAGAAGCTTAGG TTGTTGCTGCGTAAGAAAGCCGCCGAGGAATTGAAGAAGGAACAGGAGAGAAAGGCCGCGGAAAGGAGGCGCATCATCGAGGAGCGCTGCGGAAAGCCGAAGAACGTCGACGACGCGAGCGAAG CTAGCGTGAAGTCCGTTCTGACCCAGTATCATAAGAGGATCATCGTTCTCGAGGGGCAGAAGTACGACCTTGAGTACGAAGTCGCCAAGAAGGATTTCGAG ATCTCGGACTTGAACAGCCAAGTGAACGACCTCCGAGGTAAATT CATGAAACCGACGCTGAAGAAGGTCTCCAAGTACGAGAACAAGTTCGCCAAGCTCCAGAAGAAGGCAGCCGAGTTCAACTTCCGCAACCAGCTTAAGCAGGTGAAGAAGAAGGAGTTCACCCTCGAGGAGGAGGACAAGGAG AAGAAACCGGACTGGTCGAAGAAGGGCGAGGAAAAGAAGGTAAAGGAAGAAGAGGTGGAGGCATGA
- the LOC143373177 gene encoding troponin I-like isoform X17 yields the protein MADDERKRLEDEKKRKQAETDRKRAEVRARLEEASKAKKAKKGFMTPDRKKKLRLLLRKKAAEELKKEQERKAAERRRIIEERCGKPKNVDDASEASVKSVLTQYHKRIIVLEGQKYDLEYEVAKKDFEISDLNSQVNDLRGKFMKPTLKKVSKYENKFAKLQKKAAEFNFRNQLKQVKKKEFTLEEEDKEPKKSEKAEWQTKK from the exons ATGGCGGACGATGAG AGGAAACGTCTCGAGGAT gaaaagaagaggaaacAGGCGGAGACCGACAGAAAGAGGGCGGAGGTCCGCGCCCGCCTCGAAGAGGCTTCCAAAGCCAAGAAGGCGAAGAAGGGTTTCATGACCCCTGACAGGAAGAAGAAGCTTAGG TTGTTGCTGCGTAAGAAAGCCGCCGAGGAATTGAAGAAGGAACAGGAGAGAAAGGCCGCGGAAAGGAGGCGCATCATCGAGGAGCGCTGCGGAAAGCCGAAGAACGTCGACGACGCGAGCGAAG CTAGCGTGAAGTCCGTTCTGACCCAGTATCATAAGAGGATCATCGTTCTCGAGGGGCAGAAGTACGACCTTGAGTACGAAGTCGCCAAGAAGGATTTCGAG ATCTCGGACTTGAACAGCCAAGTGAACGACCTCCGAGGTAAATT CATGAAACCGACGCTGAAGAAGGTCTCCAAGTACGAGAACAAGTTCGCCAAGCTCCAGAAGAAGGCAGCCGAGTTCAACTTCCGCAACCAGCTTAAGCAGGTGAAGAAGAAGGAGTTCACCCTCGAGGAGGAGGACAAGGAG CCCAAGAAGTCCGAGAAGGCAGAGTGGCAGACGAAGAagtag
- the LOC143373177 gene encoding troponin I-like isoform X13, protein MADDEEKKRKQAETDRKRAEVRARLEEASKAKKAKKGFMTPDRKKKLRLLLRKKAAEELKKEQERKAAERRRIIEERCGKPKNVDDASEAELQTICSAYWNRLNLLEGDKIDLERQIRLKEFEISDLNSQVNDLRGKFMKPTLKKVSKYENKFAKLQKKAAEFNFRNQLKQVKKKEFTLEEEDKEKKPDWSKKGEEKKVKEEEVEA, encoded by the exons ATGGCGGACGATGAG gaaaagaagaggaaacAGGCGGAGACCGACAGAAAGAGGGCGGAGGTCCGCGCCCGCCTCGAAGAGGCTTCCAAAGCCAAGAAGGCGAAGAAGGGTTTCATGACCCCTGACAGGAAGAAGAAGCTTAGG TTGTTGCTGCGTAAGAAAGCCGCCGAGGAATTGAAGAAGGAACAGGAGAGAAAGGCCGCGGAAAGGAGGCGCATCATCGAGGAGCGCTGCGGAAAGCCGAAGAACGTCGACGACGCGAGCGAAG CCGAGCTCCAGACGATCTGCTCGGCATATTGGAACAGGCTAAACTTGCTCGAGGGCGATAAAATTGACCTCGAGAGACAAATTAGGTTGAAAGAATTCGAG ATCTCGGACTTGAACAGCCAAGTGAACGACCTCCGAGGTAAATT CATGAAACCGACGCTGAAGAAGGTCTCCAAGTACGAGAACAAGTTCGCCAAGCTCCAGAAGAAGGCAGCCGAGTTCAACTTCCGCAACCAGCTTAAGCAGGTGAAGAAGAAGGAGTTCACCCTCGAGGAGGAGGACAAGGAG AAGAAACCGGACTGGTCGAAGAAGGGCGAGGAAAAGAAGGTAAAGGAAGAAGAGGTGGAGGCATGA
- the LOC143373177 gene encoding troponin I-like isoform X12: MADDEEKKRKQAETDRKRAEVRARLEEASKAKKAKKGFMTPDRKKKLRLLLRKKAAEELKKEQERKAAERRRIIEERCGKPKNVDDASEDDLKEICQMYYDRVYLCEGQKWDLEREVRKRDYEISDLNSQVNDLRGKFMKPTLKKVSKYENKFAKLQKKAAEFNFRNQLKQVKKKEFTLEEEDKEKKPDWSKKGEEKKVKEEEVEA, from the exons ATGGCGGACGATGAG gaaaagaagaggaaacAGGCGGAGACCGACAGAAAGAGGGCGGAGGTCCGCGCCCGCCTCGAAGAGGCTTCCAAAGCCAAGAAGGCGAAGAAGGGTTTCATGACCCCTGACAGGAAGAAGAAGCTTAGG TTGTTGCTGCGTAAGAAAGCCGCCGAGGAATTGAAGAAGGAACAGGAGAGAAAGGCCGCGGAAAGGAGGCGCATCATCGAGGAGCGCTGCGGAAAGCCGAAGAACGTCGACGACGCGAGCGAAG ACGATTTGAAGGAGATTTGCCAAATGTATTACGACCGCGTCTACCTTTGTGAGGGTCAGAAGTGGGATTTGGAGCGTGAAGTTCGGAAAAGGGACTATGAG ATCTCGGACTTGAACAGCCAAGTGAACGACCTCCGAGGTAAATT CATGAAACCGACGCTGAAGAAGGTCTCCAAGTACGAGAACAAGTTCGCCAAGCTCCAGAAGAAGGCAGCCGAGTTCAACTTCCGCAACCAGCTTAAGCAGGTGAAGAAGAAGGAGTTCACCCTCGAGGAGGAGGACAAGGAG AAGAAACCGGACTGGTCGAAGAAGGGCGAGGAAAAGAAGGTAAAGGAAGAAGAGGTGGAGGCATGA
- the LOC143373177 gene encoding troponin I-like isoform X7 produces the protein MADDERKRLEDEKKRKQAETDRKRAEVRARLEEASKAKKAKKGFMTPDRKKKLRLLLRKKAAEELKKEQERKAAERRRIIEERCGKPKNVDDASEDDLKEICQMYYDRVYLCEGQKWDLEREVRKRDYEISDLNSQVNDLRGKFMKPTLKKVSKYENKFAKLQKKAAEFNFRNQLKQVKKKEFTLEEEDKEKKPDWSKKGEEKKVKEEEVEA, from the exons ATGGCGGACGATGAG AGGAAACGTCTCGAGGAT gaaaagaagaggaaacAGGCGGAGACCGACAGAAAGAGGGCGGAGGTCCGCGCCCGCCTCGAAGAGGCTTCCAAAGCCAAGAAGGCGAAGAAGGGTTTCATGACCCCTGACAGGAAGAAGAAGCTTAGG TTGTTGCTGCGTAAGAAAGCCGCCGAGGAATTGAAGAAGGAACAGGAGAGAAAGGCCGCGGAAAGGAGGCGCATCATCGAGGAGCGCTGCGGAAAGCCGAAGAACGTCGACGACGCGAGCGAAG ACGATTTGAAGGAGATTTGCCAAATGTATTACGACCGCGTCTACCTTTGTGAGGGTCAGAAGTGGGATTTGGAGCGTGAAGTTCGGAAAAGGGACTATGAG ATCTCGGACTTGAACAGCCAAGTGAACGACCTCCGAGGTAAATT CATGAAACCGACGCTGAAGAAGGTCTCCAAGTACGAGAACAAGTTCGCCAAGCTCCAGAAGAAGGCAGCCGAGTTCAACTTCCGCAACCAGCTTAAGCAGGTGAAGAAGAAGGAGTTCACCCTCGAGGAGGAGGACAAGGAG AAGAAACCGGACTGGTCGAAGAAGGGCGAGGAAAAGAAGGTAAAGGAAGAAGAGGTGGAGGCATGA
- the LOC143373177 gene encoding troponin I-like isoform X19 — MADDEEKKRKQAETDRKRAEVRARLEEASKAKKAKKGFMTPDRKKKLRLLLRKKAAEELKKEQERKAAERRRIIEERCGKPKNVDDASEDDLKEICQMYYDRVYLCEGQKWDLEREVRKRDYEISDLNSQVNDLRGKFMKPTLKKVSKYENKFAKLQKKAAEFNFRNQLKQVKKKEFTLEEEDKEPKKSEKAEWQTKK, encoded by the exons ATGGCGGACGATGAG gaaaagaagaggaaacAGGCGGAGACCGACAGAAAGAGGGCGGAGGTCCGCGCCCGCCTCGAAGAGGCTTCCAAAGCCAAGAAGGCGAAGAAGGGTTTCATGACCCCTGACAGGAAGAAGAAGCTTAGG TTGTTGCTGCGTAAGAAAGCCGCCGAGGAATTGAAGAAGGAACAGGAGAGAAAGGCCGCGGAAAGGAGGCGCATCATCGAGGAGCGCTGCGGAAAGCCGAAGAACGTCGACGACGCGAGCGAAG ACGATTTGAAGGAGATTTGCCAAATGTATTACGACCGCGTCTACCTTTGTGAGGGTCAGAAGTGGGATTTGGAGCGTGAAGTTCGGAAAAGGGACTATGAG ATCTCGGACTTGAACAGCCAAGTGAACGACCTCCGAGGTAAATT CATGAAACCGACGCTGAAGAAGGTCTCCAAGTACGAGAACAAGTTCGCCAAGCTCCAGAAGAAGGCAGCCGAGTTCAACTTCCGCAACCAGCTTAAGCAGGTGAAGAAGAAGGAGTTCACCCTCGAGGAGGAGGACAAGGAG CCCAAGAAGTCCGAGAAGGCAGAGTGGCAGACGAAGAagtag
- the LOC143373177 gene encoding troponin I-like isoform X16, which produces MADDERKRLEDEKKRKQAETDRKRAEVRARLEEASKAKKAKKGFMTPDRKKKLRLLLRKKAAEELKKEQERKAAERRRIIEERCGKPKNVDDASEDDLKEICQMYYDRVYLCEGQKWDLEREVRKRDYEISDLNSQVNDLRGKFMKPTLKKVSKYENKFAKLQKKAAEFNFRNQLKQVKKKEFTLEEEDKEPKKSEKAEWQTKK; this is translated from the exons ATGGCGGACGATGAG AGGAAACGTCTCGAGGAT gaaaagaagaggaaacAGGCGGAGACCGACAGAAAGAGGGCGGAGGTCCGCGCCCGCCTCGAAGAGGCTTCCAAAGCCAAGAAGGCGAAGAAGGGTTTCATGACCCCTGACAGGAAGAAGAAGCTTAGG TTGTTGCTGCGTAAGAAAGCCGCCGAGGAATTGAAGAAGGAACAGGAGAGAAAGGCCGCGGAAAGGAGGCGCATCATCGAGGAGCGCTGCGGAAAGCCGAAGAACGTCGACGACGCGAGCGAAG ACGATTTGAAGGAGATTTGCCAAATGTATTACGACCGCGTCTACCTTTGTGAGGGTCAGAAGTGGGATTTGGAGCGTGAAGTTCGGAAAAGGGACTATGAG ATCTCGGACTTGAACAGCCAAGTGAACGACCTCCGAGGTAAATT CATGAAACCGACGCTGAAGAAGGTCTCCAAGTACGAGAACAAGTTCGCCAAGCTCCAGAAGAAGGCAGCCGAGTTCAACTTCCGCAACCAGCTTAAGCAGGTGAAGAAGAAGGAGTTCACCCTCGAGGAGGAGGACAAGGAG CCCAAGAAGTCCGAGAAGGCAGAGTGGCAGACGAAGAagtag
- the LOC143373177 gene encoding troponin I-like isoform X18 produces the protein MADDEEKKRKQAETDRKRAEVRARLEEASKAKKAKKGFMTPDRKKKLRLLLRKKAAEELKKEQERKAAERRRIIEERCGKPKNVDDASEETVKRVLREYHNRITALEDQKFDFEYVVKKKDFEISDLNSQVNDLRGKFMKPTLKKVSKYENKFAKLQKKAAEFNFRNQLKQVKKKEFTLEEEDKEPKKSEKAEWQTKK, from the exons ATGGCGGACGATGAG gaaaagaagaggaaacAGGCGGAGACCGACAGAAAGAGGGCGGAGGTCCGCGCCCGCCTCGAAGAGGCTTCCAAAGCCAAGAAGGCGAAGAAGGGTTTCATGACCCCTGACAGGAAGAAGAAGCTTAGG TTGTTGCTGCGTAAGAAAGCCGCCGAGGAATTGAAGAAGGAACAGGAGAGAAAGGCCGCGGAAAGGAGGCGCATCATCGAGGAGCGCTGCGGAAAGCCGAAGAACGTCGACGACGCGAGCGAAG AGACCGTGAAGCGCGTGCTGCGCGAGTACCACAATAGGATCACGGCATTGGAGGATCAGAAATTCGACTTCGAATATGTCGTTAAGAAGAAGGACTTCGAG ATCTCGGACTTGAACAGCCAAGTGAACGACCTCCGAGGTAAATT CATGAAACCGACGCTGAAGAAGGTCTCCAAGTACGAGAACAAGTTCGCCAAGCTCCAGAAGAAGGCAGCCGAGTTCAACTTCCGCAACCAGCTTAAGCAGGTGAAGAAGAAGGAGTTCACCCTCGAGGAGGAGGACAAGGAG CCCAAGAAGTCCGAGAAGGCAGAGTGGCAGACGAAGAagtag
- the LOC143373177 gene encoding troponin I-like isoform X15, producing the protein MADDERKRLEDEKKRKQAETDRKRAEVRARLEEASKAKKAKKGFMTPDRKKKLRLLLRKKAAEELKKEQERKAAERRRIIEERCGKPKNVDDASEETVKRVLREYHNRITALEDQKFDFEYVVKKKDFEISDLNSQVNDLRGKFMKPTLKKVSKYENKFAKLQKKAAEFNFRNQLKQVKKKEFTLEEEDKEPKKSEKAEWQTKK; encoded by the exons ATGGCGGACGATGAG AGGAAACGTCTCGAGGAT gaaaagaagaggaaacAGGCGGAGACCGACAGAAAGAGGGCGGAGGTCCGCGCCCGCCTCGAAGAGGCTTCCAAAGCCAAGAAGGCGAAGAAGGGTTTCATGACCCCTGACAGGAAGAAGAAGCTTAGG TTGTTGCTGCGTAAGAAAGCCGCCGAGGAATTGAAGAAGGAACAGGAGAGAAAGGCCGCGGAAAGGAGGCGCATCATCGAGGAGCGCTGCGGAAAGCCGAAGAACGTCGACGACGCGAGCGAAG AGACCGTGAAGCGCGTGCTGCGCGAGTACCACAATAGGATCACGGCATTGGAGGATCAGAAATTCGACTTCGAATATGTCGTTAAGAAGAAGGACTTCGAG ATCTCGGACTTGAACAGCCAAGTGAACGACCTCCGAGGTAAATT CATGAAACCGACGCTGAAGAAGGTCTCCAAGTACGAGAACAAGTTCGCCAAGCTCCAGAAGAAGGCAGCCGAGTTCAACTTCCGCAACCAGCTTAAGCAGGTGAAGAAGAAGGAGTTCACCCTCGAGGAGGAGGACAAGGAG CCCAAGAAGTCCGAGAAGGCAGAGTGGCAGACGAAGAagtag
- the LOC143373177 gene encoding troponin I-like isoform X2, whose translation MADDERKRLEDEKKRKQAETDRKRAEVRARLEEASKAKKAKKGFMTPDRKKKLRLLLRKKAAEELKKEQERKAAERRRIIEERCGKPKNVDDASEDDLKEICQMYYDRVYLCEGQKWDLEREVRKRDYEISDLNSQVNDLRGKFMKPTLKKVSKYENKFAKLQKKAAEFNFRNQLKQVKKKEFTLEEEDKENASKDKKKPDWSKKGEEKKVKEEEVEA comes from the exons ATGGCGGACGATGAG AGGAAACGTCTCGAGGAT gaaaagaagaggaaacAGGCGGAGACCGACAGAAAGAGGGCGGAGGTCCGCGCCCGCCTCGAAGAGGCTTCCAAAGCCAAGAAGGCGAAGAAGGGTTTCATGACCCCTGACAGGAAGAAGAAGCTTAGG TTGTTGCTGCGTAAGAAAGCCGCCGAGGAATTGAAGAAGGAACAGGAGAGAAAGGCCGCGGAAAGGAGGCGCATCATCGAGGAGCGCTGCGGAAAGCCGAAGAACGTCGACGACGCGAGCGAAG ACGATTTGAAGGAGATTTGCCAAATGTATTACGACCGCGTCTACCTTTGTGAGGGTCAGAAGTGGGATTTGGAGCGTGAAGTTCGGAAAAGGGACTATGAG ATCTCGGACTTGAACAGCCAAGTGAACGACCTCCGAGGTAAATT CATGAAACCGACGCTGAAGAAGGTCTCCAAGTACGAGAACAAGTTCGCCAAGCTCCAGAAGAAGGCAGCCGAGTTCAACTTCCGCAACCAGCTTAAGCAGGTGAAGAAGAAGGAGTTCACCCTCGAGGAGGAGGACAAGGAG AATGCGTCAAAAGATAAG AAGAAACCGGACTGGTCGAAGAAGGGCGAGGAAAAGAAGGTAAAGGAAGAAGAGGTGGAGGCATGA
- the LOC143373177 gene encoding troponin I-like isoform X9, translating into MADDEEKKRKQAETDRKRAEVRARLEEASKAKKAKKGFMTPDRKKKLRLLLRKKAAEELKKEQERKAAERRRIIEERCGKPKNVDDASEAELQTICSAYWNRLNLLEGDKIDLERQIRLKEFEISDLNSQVNDLRGKFMKPTLKKVSKYENKFAKLQKKAAEFNFRNQLKQVKKKEFTLEEEDKENASKDKKKPDWSKKGEEKKVKEEEVEA; encoded by the exons ATGGCGGACGATGAG gaaaagaagaggaaacAGGCGGAGACCGACAGAAAGAGGGCGGAGGTCCGCGCCCGCCTCGAAGAGGCTTCCAAAGCCAAGAAGGCGAAGAAGGGTTTCATGACCCCTGACAGGAAGAAGAAGCTTAGG TTGTTGCTGCGTAAGAAAGCCGCCGAGGAATTGAAGAAGGAACAGGAGAGAAAGGCCGCGGAAAGGAGGCGCATCATCGAGGAGCGCTGCGGAAAGCCGAAGAACGTCGACGACGCGAGCGAAG CCGAGCTCCAGACGATCTGCTCGGCATATTGGAACAGGCTAAACTTGCTCGAGGGCGATAAAATTGACCTCGAGAGACAAATTAGGTTGAAAGAATTCGAG ATCTCGGACTTGAACAGCCAAGTGAACGACCTCCGAGGTAAATT CATGAAACCGACGCTGAAGAAGGTCTCCAAGTACGAGAACAAGTTCGCCAAGCTCCAGAAGAAGGCAGCCGAGTTCAACTTCCGCAACCAGCTTAAGCAGGTGAAGAAGAAGGAGTTCACCCTCGAGGAGGAGGACAAGGAG AATGCGTCAAAAGATAAG AAGAAACCGGACTGGTCGAAGAAGGGCGAGGAAAAGAAGGTAAAGGAAGAAGAGGTGGAGGCATGA
- the LOC143373177 gene encoding troponin I-like isoform X6 translates to MADDEEKKRKQAETDRKRAEVRARLEEASKAKKAKKGFMTPDRKKKLRLLLRKKAAEELKKEQERKAAERRRIIEERCGKPKNVDDASEETVKRVLREYHNRITALEDQKFDFEYVVKKKDFEISDLNSQVNDLRGKFMKPTLKKVSKYENKFAKLQKKAAEFNFRNQLKQVKKKEFTLEEEDKENASKDKKKPDWSKKGEEKKVKEEEVEA, encoded by the exons ATGGCGGACGATGAG gaaaagaagaggaaacAGGCGGAGACCGACAGAAAGAGGGCGGAGGTCCGCGCCCGCCTCGAAGAGGCTTCCAAAGCCAAGAAGGCGAAGAAGGGTTTCATGACCCCTGACAGGAAGAAGAAGCTTAGG TTGTTGCTGCGTAAGAAAGCCGCCGAGGAATTGAAGAAGGAACAGGAGAGAAAGGCCGCGGAAAGGAGGCGCATCATCGAGGAGCGCTGCGGAAAGCCGAAGAACGTCGACGACGCGAGCGAAG AGACCGTGAAGCGCGTGCTGCGCGAGTACCACAATAGGATCACGGCATTGGAGGATCAGAAATTCGACTTCGAATATGTCGTTAAGAAGAAGGACTTCGAG ATCTCGGACTTGAACAGCCAAGTGAACGACCTCCGAGGTAAATT CATGAAACCGACGCTGAAGAAGGTCTCCAAGTACGAGAACAAGTTCGCCAAGCTCCAGAAGAAGGCAGCCGAGTTCAACTTCCGCAACCAGCTTAAGCAGGTGAAGAAGAAGGAGTTCACCCTCGAGGAGGAGGACAAGGAG AATGCGTCAAAAGATAAG AAGAAACCGGACTGGTCGAAGAAGGGCGAGGAAAAGAAGGTAAAGGAAGAAGAGGTGGAGGCATGA
- the LOC143373177 gene encoding troponin I-like isoform X11, which produces MADDEEKKRKQAETDRKRAEVRARLEEASKAKKAKKGFMTPDRKKKLRLLLRKKAAEELKKEQERKAAERRRIIEERCGKPKNVDDASEETVKRVLREYHNRITALEDQKFDFEYVVKKKDFEISDLNSQVNDLRGKFMKPTLKKVSKYENKFAKLQKKAAEFNFRNQLKQVKKKEFTLEEEDKEKKPDWSKKGEEKKVKEEEVEA; this is translated from the exons ATGGCGGACGATGAG gaaaagaagaggaaacAGGCGGAGACCGACAGAAAGAGGGCGGAGGTCCGCGCCCGCCTCGAAGAGGCTTCCAAAGCCAAGAAGGCGAAGAAGGGTTTCATGACCCCTGACAGGAAGAAGAAGCTTAGG TTGTTGCTGCGTAAGAAAGCCGCCGAGGAATTGAAGAAGGAACAGGAGAGAAAGGCCGCGGAAAGGAGGCGCATCATCGAGGAGCGCTGCGGAAAGCCGAAGAACGTCGACGACGCGAGCGAAG AGACCGTGAAGCGCGTGCTGCGCGAGTACCACAATAGGATCACGGCATTGGAGGATCAGAAATTCGACTTCGAATATGTCGTTAAGAAGAAGGACTTCGAG ATCTCGGACTTGAACAGCCAAGTGAACGACCTCCGAGGTAAATT CATGAAACCGACGCTGAAGAAGGTCTCCAAGTACGAGAACAAGTTCGCCAAGCTCCAGAAGAAGGCAGCCGAGTTCAACTTCCGCAACCAGCTTAAGCAGGTGAAGAAGAAGGAGTTCACCCTCGAGGAGGAGGACAAGGAG AAGAAACCGGACTGGTCGAAGAAGGGCGAGGAAAAGAAGGTAAAGGAAGAAGAGGTGGAGGCATGA